The DNA window TGGCTGCTTTCTTCGACATTCATACCATCCTGTTTACCGTCTGGGGGTATCCCATGAGTTACCTGGAGTTCTTCGGCGTCGTGTCGGGCGGACTGGCAACCTGGCTGGCGGCCCGCGCTAACATCTGGAGCTGGCCGGTCGGGGCAGCTAGCGTAACGCTGTTCTTTTTTCTGTTCTACCAGATTCAGCTTTACCCAGACATGTTTTTGCAGGTCTTTTTCGTCATCACAAACCTGTACGGCTGGTGGCGCTGGACACACCCCAAAACCGGGGAAGCCGATAAACAGAACGAACTCCGCATCACCCGCCTGACGGGTCGCCCGCTGATCCTGACGCTGGCAAGCGGACTGGTAGCTACGCTGGGGCTGGGCGCACTGGCGCAAAACCTGCACCGGCTGTTTCCGGTCCTGTTCAGCCAGCCCAGCGCGTTTCCGTATCTCGATTCATTCACGACGGTGATGAGCATCGTCGGCACGTTTATGATGATCCAGAAAAAGCTGGAATGCTGGTGGGTCTGGCTGGTGATCGATCTTATCAGCACCTATATCTACTTCATCAAGGGCGTCAAACTGGTCGGGATTGAATACGCTGTTTTCTGCCTGATTGCGTTTCAGGGAGCCTGGCACTGGACCCGCGAATACCGGTCGTACCAAACAGATCGGCAACCCGCTCATTTGTAGAATTGGTGGCCTATTTCGTCAGGCAATTGTCTTATTAATCTGGTAGTCAGTACGTTATTTTCGGTATCGTTTGTCTTACTCGACTTGGCGTAACGAGTATAACCCTAAATACATCCACTATAACTATTTAAAGAATTTCAATCAGTAACCCACTGATAACTATGAACTTATTTTTTAAGTTATATAATTTTGCAACAAAACCAAACGAAAACCTCTTATGGCAGTTGCCAAACAATTTCTGAAAAGTAAGCCTGTTGCCAAAGTAACGTTCGAATTGTCAGCCGAAGCAGTCAATGGTGCGAAAACGGTTGCCGTAGCCGGTGAATTCAACAACTGGGACGCATCAGCTCAAGCGCTAAAGAAGCAAAAGGACGGTTCGTACAAGACGACGGTTGAACTGCCCGTTGGTGGCGAGTACCAATACCGGTACATCCTCGACGGTACGAAATGGGAAAACGATTGGGCTGCCGATAAGTATGTAGCCAGCGGTGTTTCGGGAGACGAAAATTCAGTAGTTGTTCTGTAAGGACATCAAATAAAAAGTGGGCGGATAAACTTAGAAGTTTATCCGCCCACTTTTTATTTGATCACTTTCAAACCTGAACGAATCAGTTAAATAAGTGTACTTTCTGTAATAATAGCAATCTCCTTACCCCCTTATTTTTAAATCGCTATTATAAGCAGAATGCAATAGATACGAAAAATCACAATTTGTACATTTTTCAGAAGCGTATGCTACTGAAATAGGTTTACAAAGGGGAACAAAACGGCTTGTCGATTTGCAGTGGCACATTTCCAAACCGAACTCGCTTGTAAGGATACCATTTTAACCGCTGATGACCAACTTGCCGGTGAGCTTGGTTTGGAGTTTGGTAATTCAGTGACGCATGAGGACGCAGTGAATTATAAGTCCGAATAGCCTGGCCAACGGTCGTCTCGGCCAAGCCAAAGTTGACAAAGCCATGCAGTCGAAAGTCATACTTCAACGTGCGAAAGACCCGTTCGGCTAAAGCATTTTCATTTGGGTCACCTGATTCGGTCATACTAATAACAATGCCTGCCTGACGAAGCCGGGCCACATAAGCCCTGAACAGTACTGAACGCCCCGATCTGAGTGATGGATGAGCGATTTGCTGGTCTGTCCTCGATCACCCAGTGCCATCTCTAGAGCCGCCAGCGGTCCCTTGGCTTCTAATGTTTTGTGCACTGACCAACCCACGATTTTGCGCGAGTAAGCATCCAGAATAATTGATACATAGGCGAAGCTAGTACCCGCTCGAACGTAGCTTAGATCACTTACCCAAAGTTGATTGGCAGCCGTTGGTTTGAGATCTTTAACCCGATTAGGATACGTCTTCAAGCCATGTCCAGAATCAGTCGTACGCACGTATGCTCGTTTCTTGACTAGCAGCAAACCATTGATTTTTAATAGGTTATGTAGCTTGTCACGACCTAACTTGATCTGGTGAACAGCCAAGAAAGCCTGCATCATTTCATGTAATTTAGTGGTTCCTAAGCCGGGTACCTGTCGGCGTAGCCGCATCACTTCGGCCAACACCAGGCTAGCCTGAAAACCCGCTTTTTGCTGTCGCCTGGTAGCCGCATACCAGGCGTATCGTGTTAATCCAAACAGCCCACACAACTGCTCCATGCCCACCAGGGGATAGCGACGAGTCAGTTGGTCGACGGTTTGGTGCCAGACTTTTTTAGGATCTTGATCTGGAGTTGTTCTTCGGCAATTTGGATAGCCGCTTCGAAGGCTTCAGCTTTGAGTTTGAGGTGCTGATTTTCGGCTTCGGTAGCACTCAATCGTCGCTCAAGTGCTTTGATGTAGGCCTCCTGATTGTGCTTTTTCATCCGCTTGAAATACCGGTAAGGATACAGAAAAGGAGCTAGTCGGTGTTTGTAATACCAGCGGTTGAGCTGGCGCAATTCCTTGAGCGAAATATGCAGGTACTGCTGGATGTCGGCCGGCTGAGCAATTTCGGCCCGGTAGATTGACACGACGCGTCGCTTAAAATGGAGCGATTTTCTAGTTTTCTTATTTCGTTGTAATACGCTAATATACATTGGCTTACTGATTTAGTGTTGACTAAATTCAGTAGCATACGATGTGTTGTATAATCAGTCTTATGTTAAGCACGGGATAAAGCGAGCACTTTGTTCCCGTGCTTTCCTACTGTTCTACACTGCGAAGCTGTCAGACTCGACGTAGGCATTGATGACGGCGGTTTCACCGTCTTTGCCGGGCATTGAATTGCCGTGCTCCATGCCAAACACGAACTCTTTATTCTCGGCCTTGGCTTTTTTGTACACGTGCTGAAGCACTTTCTTGTAATTGATCTCGCCCGTTGTTGGCTCTTTCCGGCCGGGGTTATCGCCGATTTGAAAATAGGCGATTTCAGGCCACGTCCAGTCGA is part of the Spirosoma rhododendri genome and encodes:
- the pnuC gene encoding nicotinamide riboside transporter PnuC, whose translation is MAAFFDIHTILFTVWGYPMSYLEFFGVVSGGLATWLAARANIWSWPVGAASVTLFFFLFYQIQLYPDMFLQVFFVITNLYGWWRWTHPKTGEADKQNELRITRLTGRPLILTLASGLVATLGLGALAQNLHRLFPVLFSQPSAFPYLDSFTTVMSIVGTFMMIQKKLECWWVWLVIDLISTYIYFIKGVKLVGIEYAVFCLIAFQGAWHWTREYRSYQTDRQPAHL
- a CDS encoding isoamylase early set domain-containing protein, which gives rise to MAVAKQFLKSKPVAKVTFELSAEAVNGAKTVAVAGEFNNWDASAQALKKQKDGSYKTTVELPVGGEYQYRYILDGTKWENDWAADKYVASGVSGDENSVVVL
- a CDS encoding integrase core domain-containing protein, with the protein product MTESGDPNENALAERVFRTLKYDFRLHGFVNFGLAETTVGQAIRTYNSLRPHASLNYQTPNQAHRQVGHQRLKWYPYKRVRFGNVPLQIDKPFCSPL
- a CDS encoding DDE-type integrase/transposase/recombinase, with translation MEQLCGLFGLTRYAWYAATRRQQKAGFQASLVLAEVMRLRRQVPGLGTTKLHEMMQAFLAVHQIKLGRDKLHNLLKINGLLLVKKRAYVRTTDSGHGLKTYPNRVKDLKPTAANQLWVSDLSYVRAGTSFAYVSIILDAYSRKIVGWSVHKTLEAKGPLAALEMALGDRGQTSKSLIHHSDRGVQYCSGLMWPGFVRQALLLV